Proteins co-encoded in one Arachis hypogaea cultivar Tifrunner chromosome 13, arahy.Tifrunner.gnm2.J5K5, whole genome shotgun sequence genomic window:
- the LOC112733906 gene encoding proline-rich receptor-like protein kinase PERK12 has product MAQKKKRDTDSSSSDSDSSDSSSPSSTRRQDNDDNKDTSSSSSSSSSDSNGSNRQNKNQRKVKPPPPPISDASDSSPTSPAKEGTRSSPSSRNPPPPYEDLTPPERSPPPPEALPPPSPPPPEVSPPPPPPPEVSPPPPSFPPPLAQIQSEVASTPPPPPPPYTAPPSPPPPYSPSPPPPPSTPNESSPSPVRPASANSQPKADLATDSPRSFGKATGNTDMGKFAGYTLAAVFFLALVAVTFFMFRKKKSRGDVYGIPRHNLHFHVRPGVDRIYYGQKAGVGNGPILSPNRSNHGSARNPGSRLLAPSDIGQQVNAPVAFSYEDILQVTNSFSDENVIGEGGFGHVYKGTLPDGKVVAVKKLKVGSGQGEREFRAEVEIISRVHHRHLVSLVGYCICEDQRLLVYEYVPNGTLHHHLHGSGMPVLTWDKRCKIAIGAAKGLAYLHEECSQKIIHRDIKSANILLDDTFEAQVADFGLARLTDTTKSHVSTRVMGTFGYMAPEYATSGKLTDRSDVFSFGVVLLELLTGRKPVDDSQPLGDESLVEWARPHLLHAMETHDYSVLVDPRLQNQFAEAEMLRMIEAAAACVRHSAPKRPRMVQVVRALDSGAEISDLSNGVKYGHSTNYDSNQYDKDIRMFRRMANGSYGGDSDSDKYSKESSLSREMSTCGSQNGSGTSSSSSDLESIALTKHSRSSS; this is encoded by the exons ATGGCTCAGAAAAAGAAGAGAGACAccgattcttcttcttctgattctgattcttctgattcttcttctccgTCTTCTACTCGTCGTCAAGACAATGATGATAATAAGgacacttcctcttcttcttcttcatcttcatccgATTCTAACGGCAGCAACCGCCAAAACAAGAATCAGCGTAAAGTTAAACCGCCGCCGCCACCAATTTCTGATGCTTCCGATTCCTCACCGACTTCTCCGGCGAAGGAGGGTACTCGCTCGTCGCCATCGTCCCGGAATCCTCCACCGCCGTATGAAGATTTGACTCCACCGGAGCGCTCACCACCACCGCCAGAGGCATTGCCGCCGCCGTCACCGCCACCACCAGAAGTGtcgcctccaccaccaccaccaccagaagTGTCGCCTCCACCGCCGTCGTTTCCACCACCACTGGCACAGATACAAAGCGAAGTGGCTtctactcctcctcctcctcctccaccatATACAGCAccaccttctcctcctcctccttattCTCCTTCTCCACCTCCTCCTCCGTCTACTCCCAATGAGTCATCGCCAAGCCCCGTCCGACCCGCCTCCGCTAACTCGCAACCGAAGGCAGACCTTGCCACGGATTCACCACGGAGCTTTGGTAAAGCCACAGGCAATACTGATATGGGAAAATTTGCCGGCTATACCCTTGCTGCGGTTTTCTTCTTGGCCTTGGTGGCTGTAACTTTCTTCATGTTCAGGAAGAAGAAATCAAGAGGAGATGTCTATGGTATACCTCGCCATAATCTTCACTTTCACGTTAGACCAG GTGTTGATAGAATTTACTATGGACAGAAGGCTGGCGTTGGAAATGGACCAATATTGTCTCCCAATAGAAGCAACCATGGAAGTGCAAGAAATCCTGGAAGCAGACTTTTAGCACCTTCAGACATAGGGCAACAGGTGAATGCTCCAGTAGCCTTTAGCTATGAAGACATCTTGCAGGTAACCAATTCGTTCTCTGATGAAAACGTCATAGGTGAAGGAGGGTTTGGGCATGTTTACAAAGGGACACTGCCGGACGGAAAGGTGGTTGCGGTTAAGAAGCTAAAGGTTGGCAGCGGCCAGGGGGAAAGGGAATTCAGGGCAGAAGTGGAGATCATCAGCCGTGTCCATCACAGGCATTTGGTATCTTTAGTTGGTTATTGCATATGTGAGGATCAAAGATTGCTCGTCTATGAGTATGTTCCTAATGGGACACTCCATCATCACTTGCATG GAAGTGGAATGCCAGTGTTGACATGGGACAAGAGGTGCAAGATCGCTATTGGTGCTGCAAAGGGTTTGGCATATCTGCATGAGGAAT GCAGCCAAAAGATTATTCACAGAGATATTAAATCAGCAAACATACTTTTGGATGATACTTTCGAGGCTCAG GTTGCAGATTTTGGACTTGCAAGGCTAACTGACACTACCAAAAGTCATGTATCAACTAGGGTTATGGGAACCTTTGG GTACATGGCTCCAGAGTATGCAACAAGTGGGAAATTAACTGATAGATCAGATGTTTTCTCATTTGGGGTTGTCCTCCTTGAGCTTCTAACAGGAAGGAAACCAGTTGATGACTCTCAGCCTTTAGGAGATGAGAGTTTGGTTGAATGG GCTCGTCCGCATCTCCTCCATGCAATGGAGACACATGACTATAGTGTGCTAGTAGATCCAAGACTTCAAAATCAATTTGCGGAGGCTGAAATGCTCAGGATGATTGAGGCGGCTGCGGCTTGTGTTCGCCACTCTGCTCCTAAACGGCCTCGAATGGTTCAG GTTGTAAGAGCCTTAGATAGTGGAGCTGAAATATCTGATCTATCTAATGGGGTGAAATATGGTCACAGTACCAACTATGATTCTAACCAGTATGATAAAGACATTAGGATGTTCAGGAGAATGGCCAACGGCAGCTATGGTGGTGACTCTGATTCCGATAAGTACAGTAAAGAAAGCAGTCTCTCAAGAGAAATGTCAACTTGTGGATCCCAAAATGGATCCGGGACAAGTAGTTCTAGCAGCGACTTAGAATCCATAGCACTCACCAAGCATAGTAGAAGTTCTTCGTAG
- the LOC112736063 gene encoding uncharacterized protein, with product MQALPLLPLPHTFPEFTELSSVSGNLDPNFTLTNFCRDLSFRLKIDDSDEKLHQQKPQEEDKHQQQQEFTFPCAHPPQGSLLAADEIFHNGMIRTISPVSYQSKLFSAADGHGGQELPLLPPPTKIFVPQKCDDLPWHGDLYRETTTLERWQTKCNSTGFSKLYRYRRDVKHRRNSEGRGAFVFLNPLPAPEKVEKQKEVKNDVVKCGKRKTAPSSWAHEKLYLMNRKRSENNKRRSFLPYKKQIFGLFSNMNLHPF from the coding sequence ATGCAAGCCCTTCCACTTCTCCCTCTGCCTCACACCTTCCCTGAATTCACCGAACTCTCTTCTGTCTCCGGAAACTTGGATCCCAATTTCACTCTCACCAACTTCTGTCGCGATCTCAGCTTCAGACTCAAAATCGATGACAGCGATGAAAAACTCCATCAACAAAAACCGCAAGAGGAAGACAAACACCAACAGCAACAGGAATTTACTTTTCCGTGTGCTCATCCTCCTCAAGGATCGCTCCTTGCCGCCGACGAAATCTTCCATAACGGAATGATCCGAACAATTTCCCCTGTTTCCTACCAATCCAAGCTCTTCTCCGCCGCCGACGGCCACGGTGGCCAAGAGTTGCCGCTCCTTCCACCGCCGACGAAGATCTTCGTGCCACAGAAGTGCGACGATCTTCCCTGGCACGGCGATTTGTATCGTGAAACGACGACGTTGGAGAGATGGCAGACGAAGTGCAATTCCACGGGATTCTCGAAGCTCTATCGGTACCGGCGGGACGTTAAACATAGGAGGAATAGCGAAGGAAGAGGCGCGTTTGTTTTCCTGAACCCTCTGCCGGCGCCGGAAAAGGTTGAGAAGCAGAAGGAGGTGAAAAACGACGTGGTAAAGTGTGGGAAGCGCAAAACGGCACCGTCGTCTTGGGCACACGAGAAGCTTTACTTGATGAATAGGAAGAGGTCGGAGAATAATAAACGGCGGTCGTTTTTGCCTTACAAGAAACAGATTTTTGGACTCTTCTCCAACATGAACCTTCATCCTTTCTGA
- the LOC112733909 gene encoding uncharacterized protein isoform X3 produces MEEPERARESELGSRGEKRETRVSHRRFCRSKSCCRRRRTHCRSPPPLLVVLNCCTVVAAVRVTGNMAVITGTTIGVTVISIQRFVLVWHTTSRCCVVTEAAVAPFSQLVVSPD; encoded by the exons ATGGAGGAGCcagagagagcgagagagagcGAGCTCGGGAGcagaggagagaaaagagagaccCGCGTCAGCCACCGCCGCTTCTGCCGCTCGAAATCCTGCTGCCGCCGCCGGAGAACGCActgtcg CTCTCCGCCGCCGCTGCTTGTTGTTCTGAACTGCTGCACCGTCGTTGCCGCCGTTCGGGTCACTGGGAACATGGCAGTGATCACCGGAACCACCATCGGAGTTACCGTTATTTCAATTCAGCGGTTCGTCCTTGTTTGG CATACAACATCAAGGTGCTGTGTCGTCACCGAAGCTGCTGTTGCTCCATTTTCTCAATTAGTTGTAAGCCCA GATTGA
- the LOC112735520 gene encoding uncharacterized protein gives MEDTANLVVYRNGEIIRNTHEGVRFVSQNPFSFVVPCTMTLMELQNGLCQSMENGMLMRVSRILYRNPVVVFGGLIQFDTIPITDEASMQNMFQIHRQTYTRHPQIELYVEFEAVEAAAVQNDIDVNDDIAAVFEGMNSDSEEDFEATYEASDEDEDGDVGAEAAVENVVVHPSSSQPMGVPPFMCELDLDAMHAPEFPEYANRGIADPEDGEFRIGMEYSSRKSVVAAIRSFTISRGVDYDVYESEPQTFYAKCKMYGRGCDWLIRASLIRRKGCWEIRRYNGRHTCTIGTISQDHSKLDSDTVAEAIRPLVETDPSIKVKSIIAEVQSRFNYTISYRKAWLAKQKSVANVFGDWEESYQALPWWLSVMVQKIPGSVVQIETRPLYNGNEEAQGVKILHRVFWSFNPCIRAFRHCKPLVQVDGTHLYGKYKGTLLVAVAQDGNQNIVPIAFALVEGETADAWHFFLRNLRQYVVRKDGVGMISDRHESIRAAVNRSGGDWQPPRAWWMFCIRHIGSNFLRAFKVPHLQKLVVNIGYSRTVEEYNINYKRLEERGEAYARWCDAIGLRHWVLAFDEGHRWGHMTTNLVECINSVLKGARNLPVLALVRATYYRLNELFTRKSAETHERKRAGFTYSAFAQQRIEASMQQAGNIVVHRFDRRNEVFEVREMTTGKVLVVDLARRTCDCGHFQVERIPCRHVIACCANQRLDWQLYVHDVYKMTEVRKVYRFEFTPLGDPETWPPYEGPTLVANPAQRRTSKGRPKLTRYLNEMDSRDMRGPRICRLCGAQGHSRSRCPQRAGPSGAGS, from the exons ATGGAGGACACCGCAAATTTGGTGGTGTATCGTAATGGAGAAATAATTCGTaatactcatgagggagtgagGTTTGTGTCACAAAATCCGTTTTCGTTTGTGGTTCCATGCACGATGACGTTAATGGAGCTGCAGAACGGCCTATGTCAAAGCATGGAGAATGGTATGTTAATGAGAGTGAGCAGAATTCTGTACCGGAATCCGGTTGTTgtttttggtggtctaatacagtttgataCCATTCCGATCACGGATGAAGCGAGTATGCAGAATATGTTTCAAATTCACCGGCAGACTTATACGAGACACCCGCAGATTGAgttgtacgttgagtttgaaGCTGTAGAGGCAGCAGCGGTCCAAAATGATATAGATGTAAATGATGATATAGCTGCGGTGTTCGAAGGAATGAATAGTGACAGCGAAGAGGACTTCGAAGCCACTTATGAAGCCAGCGATGAAGATGAGGATGGTGATGTGGGAGCTGAGGCAGCAGTGGAGAATGTAGTGGTTCATCCCTCGAGCAGTCAACCGATGGGCGTTCCACCTTTTATGTGTGAGTTGGATCTCGACGCCATGCATGCCCCCGAGTTTCCGGAATATGCAAACAGAG GTATTGCTGATCCTGAGGACGGAGAGTTCCGAATTGGAATGGAATACAGCTCTAGAAAGTCGGTCGTTGCAGCAATTAGAAGTTTCACTATATCTAGAGGAGTTGACTATgatgtgtatgagtctgagccacagacgttctatgcaaaatgcaagatgtACGGGCGTGGATGTGACTGGCTTATCCGAGCCAGCTTGATACGAAGAAAAGGTTGTTGGGAGATACGCAGATACAACGGTAGGCACACGTGCACCATCGGaacgatttcacaagatcattcCAAGTTGGACTCAGATACAGTTGCTGAGGCTATAAGGCCGTTGGTCGAGACGGACCCGTCCATCAAGGTGAAATCTATAATTGCGGAAGTCCAGTCAAGGTTCAACTATACCATCAGTTAtcgaaaggcttggttggcaaagcagaagtccGTTGCCAACGTTTTTGGTGATTGGGAGGAATCTTACCAAGCATTGCCGTGGTGGCTCTCGGTCATGGTGCAGAAGATTCCTGGTTCAGTTGTCCAAATAGAAACACGTCCACTCTACAACGGGAATGAGGAGGCACAAGGTGTAAAAATACTTCATCGTGTATTttggagtttcaatccatgcatTAGGGCATTCAGGCATTGCAAGCCCCTGGTTCAGGTTGACGGCACACACCTATACGGAAAATACAAAGGTACACTTCTAGTCGctgttgcacaagatgggaaccaGAACATTGTGCCTATCGCCTTTGCCTTGGTGGAAGGTGAGACAGCTGATGCGTGGCACTTCTTCCTCAGGAATCTGCGACAGTATGTTGTTAGAAAAGACGGTGTGGGTATGATCTCAGACCGGCATGAGTCAATACGGGCAGCAGTTAATCGTTCCGGTGGTGACTGGCAACCTCCAAGAGCATGGTGGATGTTTTGTATAAGACACATCGGCAGTAACTTCTTAAGGGCATTCAAAGTCCCTCACTTGCAGAAGCTTGTTGTCAATATAGGGTATTCAAGAACGGTGGAGGAGTATAATATCAACTATAAGAGGTTGGAAGAGCGAGGCGAGGCATATGCCAGGTGGTGCGATGCCATCGGACTCAGACATTGGGTATTGGCATTCGACGAGGGACATCGATGGGGCCACATGACAACGAACCTTGTCGAGTGTATTAACTCCGTGTTGAAGGGTGCCCGTAATCTACCTGTGTTGGCGCTGGTCCGAGCAACATATTACAGGTTAAATGAACTCTTTACGCGGAAGAGTGCCGAGACTCACGAACGGAAGCGTGCTGGATTTACGTACTCCGCATTTGCGCAACAGCGGATAGAAGCAAGTATGCAGCAGGCTGGGAATATAGTTGTGCACCGCTTTGATAGACGAAATGAGGTGTTTGAGGTGCGCGAAATGACTACTGGAAAGGTGTTAGTTGTTGATCTAGCGCGACGGACGTGTGACTGTGGGCACTTTCAGGTCGAACGAATACCATGTCGCCATGTTATTGCTTGCTGTGCTAACCAGCGGCTCGATTGGCAGTTGTATGTGCATGATGTTTACAAGATGACGGAAGTTCGTAAGGTATATAGGTTTGAGTTCACACCATTAGGAGATCCCGAGACATGGCCTCCTTATGAGGGACCCACATTGGTCGCTAATCCCGCACAGAGGCGAACGTCTAAAGGCAGGCCCAAACTGACCCGATACCTGAATGAAATGGACTCACGTGACATGCGTGGTCCTCGGATATGCCGTCTCTGTGGTGCTCAGGGTCATAGTCGGAGTAGGTGTCCGCAGCGTGCTGGACCGAGTGGTGCTGGTTCATAG
- the LOC112733909 gene encoding uncharacterized protein isoform X1 — MEEPERARESELGSRGEKRETRVSHRRFCRSKSCCRRRRTHCRSPPPLLVVLNCCTVVAAVRVTGNMAVITGTTIGVTVISIQRIEFRVLIAEFYGCSIQHQGAVSSPKLLLLHFLN; from the exons ATGGAGGAGCcagagagagcgagagagagcGAGCTCGGGAGcagaggagagaaaagagagaccCGCGTCAGCCACCGCCGCTTCTGCCGCTCGAAATCCTGCTGCCGCCGCCGGAGAACGCActgtcg CTCTCCGCCGCCGCTGCTTGTTGTTCTGAACTGCTGCACCGTCGTTGCCGCCGTTCGGGTCACTGGGAACATGGCAGTGATCACCGGAACCACCATCGGAGTTACCGTTATTTCAATTCAGCG GATCGAGTTCCGGGTCTTGATTGCTGAGTTCTATGGCTGTAGCATACAACATCAAGGTGCTGTGTCGTCACCGAAGCTGCTGTTGCTCCATTTTCTCAATTAG
- the LOC112733909 gene encoding uncharacterized protein isoform X2, with protein MEEPERARESELGSRGEKRETRVSHRRFCRSKSCCRRRRTHCRSPPPLLVVLNCCTVVAAVRVTGNMAVITGTTIGVTVISIQRFVLVWHTTSRCCVVTEAAVAPFSQLVVSPVRLS; from the exons ATGGAGGAGCcagagagagcgagagagagcGAGCTCGGGAGcagaggagagaaaagagagaccCGCGTCAGCCACCGCCGCTTCTGCCGCTCGAAATCCTGCTGCCGCCGCCGGAGAACGCActgtcg CTCTCCGCCGCCGCTGCTTGTTGTTCTGAACTGCTGCACCGTCGTTGCCGCCGTTCGGGTCACTGGGAACATGGCAGTGATCACCGGAACCACCATCGGAGTTACCGTTATTTCAATTCAGCGGTTCGTCCTTGTTTGG CATACAACATCAAGGTGCTGTGTCGTCACCGAAGCTGCTGTTGCTCCATTTTCTCAATTAGTTGTAAGCCCAGTAA GATTGAGCTAA
- the LOC112733909 gene encoding uncharacterized protein isoform X4 has product MEEPERARESELGSRGEKRETRVSHRRFCRSKSCCRRRRTHCRSPPPLLVVLNCCTVVAAVRVTGNMAVITGTTIGVTVISIQRFVLVWHTTSRCCVVTEAAVAPFSQLVD; this is encoded by the exons ATGGAGGAGCcagagagagcgagagagagcGAGCTCGGGAGcagaggagagaaaagagagaccCGCGTCAGCCACCGCCGCTTCTGCCGCTCGAAATCCTGCTGCCGCCGCCGGAGAACGCActgtcg CTCTCCGCCGCCGCTGCTTGTTGTTCTGAACTGCTGCACCGTCGTTGCCGCCGTTCGGGTCACTGGGAACATGGCAGTGATCACCGGAACCACCATCGGAGTTACCGTTATTTCAATTCAGCGGTTCGTCCTTGTTTGG CATACAACATCAAGGTGCTGTGTCGTCACCGAAGCTGCTGTTGCTCCATTTTCTCAATTAGTT GATTGA
- the LOC140177762 gene encoding uncharacterized protein, whose translation MKDSKEFVTKCVKCQENVNFHKAPASELSLLTSSRPFSQWGVDLLGLFSVGLGQVKYLVVAIDYYTNCQKFMWRQVITRFGIPEVVISDKRTQFTDKNFVEFLASLGIKQKFLTVEHPQTNGQVEAVNKVIFIGLKKRLDNKRAHGLTNLPQFSRLTERLSNRPKEKPLSA comes from the coding sequence atgaaggATTCCAAAGAATTCGTAACGAAATGCGTCAAGTGCCAGGAAAACGTCAACTTCCATAAGGCACCGGCTTCCGAGCTGAGCCTGTTGACGTCCTCCCGACCTTTCTCAcagtggggagtcgacctcttggggCTTTTCTCGGTTGGTCTGGGCCAAGTCAAGTATCTCGTTGTTGCTATCGACTACTACACCAATTGTCAAAAGTTTATGTGGAGACAGGTGATAACCCGATTCGGCATCCCAGAAGTCGTTATCTCTGATAAGAGGACGCAGTTCACCGACAAGAATTTCGTGGAGTTTCTCGCCAGTTTGGGAATAAAGCAAAAGTTCTTGACTGTAGAGCATCCCCAGACGAATGGCCAAGTTGAAGCCGTGAACAAGGTCATCTTTATAGGCCTCAAGAAGCGGCTTGACAATAAAAGGGCGCATGGGCTGACAAACTTGCCTCAGTTCTCTCGTCTTACCGAACGATTGAGTAATCGTCCAAAGGAGAAACCCCTTTCTGCCTGA